The DNA segment CGACATCACGGTTCCAATCGGCACGTCGGTTATATCGGCGATCTGGCGATAAGACAGATTTTCCAGCTCCCGAAGCACCAGCACTTCCCGCGACAGGTCTGCAAGAGAGTTGATGACTTGCCGGACCCGCTGCGACTCCGACTTGCGGATCAAGGCGGCCTCGGGCGAGTCCTCCTCAGAGGCAACGTCGTGGGCACCGCCGTGTGGCAGATCTTCGTCCCCCACATCGTTTGCCGCCATCGGCGTCTCGAAACGCGCCTGGCGCCGGCCTTCGCTCAGCCAGACGTAGTAACAGTTCCGGACGATGGCAAACATCCAGGCCCGAGGCTCGCCGCCCCGGTAGCTCTCGAAATTGCGATAGGCACGCAGGAACGCTTCCTGCACGATGTCCTGCGCCGCATCGGCATCCCGGCTGAGAAAGCGTGCGAAATTATAGGCGGCATCCAGATGCGGAACGATCGTATTCTGAAACCGTAACATCAGATCGCGCGATGCCGGCGAAAGGCTCCCGACATTCTCGCGGTGCATCGATTGCAGCATCGGACCAACCGCATCGATGGCGACGGCTGGGCGCAATTTCGCGAATGACACCAGGGATTGGCCGACAAAGGCGGCAACGGCACGCATCCGGGTCAATACAGAAACGAAACCCGACGGGGGCCGGTCGCCGAATGCGAAGAAGGCAAAATGGATATCCGTCGTCATGATCCCTGCATTGCTCCAGCGTCGGTTTCGGTCGGGCTAGTCCCTGATGCGAATATTGCTCTTCACTCTCCAGATCGTTTCGGGCGGCATTTTATTCTCGCCGCTCGCAAATATTTTTCGTCGGCGACAATGCCCTGCAGCAGCCTGCCCCACTCTGCACCCGCCTATTCCGCCGCACCAGCAGAATTAGATAAATCATATCAAAACCTTATCAGAAAGATGCCATTAGCCGAGAATAATCCGCCAAGACCGGCGATCTCCTTCGACAGCGGAGGCATTGATTGACCCTTGTCCTCCGCTTCGCGTGGCGATGCCACTCAAAGAGGAGACAAGACAATGTTCAACATGACGCGCCGCACTGTTTTGAGCTCGGCCGCGGCAGCAGCCGCTTTCGGCCTGTCGGCGAAGCTGGAATTCATCCCGTCGCTGGCCAAGGCCGCAACACCGCTTGAACCGGAGGTCGGTTTCTATCGCTACAAGGTCGGGGATGTCGAAGTCACCGCCATTTATGACGGCATATGGCGCAAGCCTCATGATCCCGCCTTCATCAAGAACGCCTCGGTCGAGGATACCAAGCAAGCACTGGCCGCCGCCGGCCAAACGACAGAATTCATGCCTATCCCACTCACAGTCGTCGTCCTGAAGATCGGCGACCGGCTGGTCATGATGGATGCGGGCTCCGGCGTCGGCCAATGGCAGGCCAATGCGACCCATCTGCCCGCCAACATGGCCGCGGCCGGTATCGACTACAAGAACATCGATACGGTGATCATCTCGCATTTCCATCCCGATCATGTCTGGGGCCTGATGGAAAAAGGCACGAATGAACCGGTTTTCGCCCACGCCGAACTCGTTACCAATGCCGACGAATTCAATTGGTGGACTGCGCCCGACCGTGTCGACAAGCTAGCCCCGGGCCGCAAGGACGCCGGAAAACGCATCGGCGCCGTCTTTCCGAAATGGAACAACTGGAAATTGGTCGGCGATGGCGCAGAAGTGGCTCCCGGCGTCCACCTCGTCGCCGCACCCGGCCATACGCCCGGCCATTCCACCTTCCTTGTCGCCTCGGGCAAGGAACAGCTACTCGTCTCCGCCGACGTCATGTACGTGCCGGCGCTGCTCGCTCCCCACCCGGAATGGGAGGGTAGCTACGATCAGGACGGGCCGGCAGCCGTCGTCACGCGCCGCAAGCTGGTCGATCGCGTCATCGCCGACAATATCAAGATCTGCGGCTCGCATTTCCCCTTCCCGGGCTCCGGCACCTTCGTGAAGGACGGCAACGCCTACGGCTTTACCCCGACAACACAGGCCTGAACACTCAAGGAGATCTATCATGTTCAAATACGCAATTTTTGGCGCTGCCAGCCTTTGCGCCGCCACCATCCTTCCCGCGGCCATCGCGCTTCCGGCTTTCGCCGTCGACAACATGGAAACCACGGATGCACCTGACCTGACCTCCGTTCGCGCCAAGATCGACGCGAAGGACTATACCGGCGCATTGGC comes from the Rhizobium sp. NXC24 genome and includes:
- a CDS encoding sigma-70 family RNA polymerase sigma factor, giving the protein MRAVAAFVGQSLVSFAKLRPAVAIDAVGPMLQSMHRENVGSLSPASRDLMLRFQNTIVPHLDAAYNFARFLSRDADAAQDIVQEAFLRAYRNFESYRGGEPRAWMFAIVRNCYYVWLSEGRRQARFETPMAANDVGDEDLPHGGAHDVASEEDSPEAALIRKSESQRVRQVINSLADLSREVLVLRELENLSYRQIADITDVPIGTVMSRLARARREFCEAWQLGEKGGAA
- a CDS encoding MBL fold metallo-hydrolase, with the translated sequence MFNMTRRTVLSSAAAAAAFGLSAKLEFIPSLAKAATPLEPEVGFYRYKVGDVEVTAIYDGIWRKPHDPAFIKNASVEDTKQALAAAGQTTEFMPIPLTVVVLKIGDRLVMMDAGSGVGQWQANATHLPANMAAAGIDYKNIDTVIISHFHPDHVWGLMEKGTNEPVFAHAELVTNADEFNWWTAPDRVDKLAPGRKDAGKRIGAVFPKWNNWKLVGDGAEVAPGVHLVAAPGHTPGHSTFLVASGKEQLLVSADVMYVPALLAPHPEWEGSYDQDGPAAVVTRRKLVDRVIADNIKICGSHFPFPGSGTFVKDGNAYGFTPTTQA